The genomic segment CTGTGCTGCCAACTAGAATCAAAGTCCAGCTTTCCGTGAAGATTTTCCAAGCTATTGCACAAGAGACTGCAAAAATCACTCGTTCCAGCTCATCCACTCACTCGGCTACCAAACGCTTCACTTTAAACACAAGAACACCTTTAGGAAGGGGAACAGGCCGAGATAAAGTCCTGCTAGGTTTGAAGTGGAGCTCTCTGTGTCAGtggtttttaaaacacatggtaagTGTACAGAGGAGGATCACTGCAGGGGGAAAGTACATGTTCTTATCGCTGATATTGTGCAGACTCATTTGTTCAAAATAAGTTGCTGCTGTTAGGTGCAAAACAAGGCGCTCAGATTATACACACACTTCTAAAAAGTCCTATCCAAATAGGAGGTGGGAGAACTAAAATAGGCATATCCTCTCTCAATTATTAGAGATTCACAATATTACTTTGATACCTATAATATAccactttttcatgtctgatacagataacaaagaaatatgtACTTTTagctgttaaaaacacattgtgcTGCCCATTtcaagacataattctccaactgtgtaacaaataatcTATACAGcacacaacatgtttttttagtctgtgcatagtgaagcgtgtgatatataggattttagAATTGAATCCGATTTTAcgtttttttctgtccatatCTGtaccagtgattttgaccaagtTTGAGTGTCGCATCGGCTCATCGCTACTTTATAGATTTAATGAACGTAAACAGGTGGAGTCTGAAATggaatgttacaaaaacatgttagataatgttgtgatttataagaaacatgttcttaacattacaagaaaaaaaactaagattGATTTTACCAAAAGAAGTTACAAAATGCCTTAATGTCATAGAAAACAATTGTGATGATGTGTTTGGCGCATTTTAGTTAAAACTGGAAGGCTGAAAAGATGCAGGGTCCCCCTTGTGGCacaaatcactaggactgtatgttggcagTCAAGGTAAAAAAATCTATTCTATAAGCACAACTATTTCACAACAATTGACAATAACTGACAGAATTCAAGTCCTTCTTATTGTAATGTACAATAAATTCTTATATTACTAAAAGGAAATGTTGTTTTGCTCTAGTTTCTACAGTGAGACCTACCTGTAGGCCAGAGACATGCACTCAAACAGGCGGGTCAGAGTGGGGTCGATGCTCAGGCTGCCGGAGCTCAGCCGGTAAGTTTGACACCACGTCCTGTTCACGGTGTCAAAGTCGTATCTGAGAGAACCGCCGCTTTTCCTCCTGCGCGACACCGAGTCGCTGTGCGGGGATGACACCATGAAGTGGCCGCTGTGGATGACCTGGGTGCGGGGGAAGGCGGCGGCGAACGGCCCGGTGCTGGCCACCCGGGCGGGCTCCACCTCCGGCTCAGAGTCAGACTCTGAAGAGTCGTGGAGTTGCTTTTGTCCGGCGGGACAAACTCGTTCTCCTTTAGCCgccattctgtgttttttactgtgtttcGACTTCTCTTCCCCACAGTGACCTTTCTGCTCAGgtgaccctcctcctcctcctcctcttcctcctccctctgttttcTTCGGATATTCCAGAGTTACTTCAAacagctgctgccgctgctccaaacatctgtcagcagagacaagagtgtgtgtgagcagtgtgCTGCTCCTCTGTGCACATTTACTGACAGTGGACTGTTGTGCAACAGCAAGCTATCACCGTCAACTTCCTCTGAGGGGCTAATTATTAATAGACCAACCCCAATATAGGATTTCTTCCCCcaaaatgaacaataacaaaTGCAATACATTATTAATCATTAACAAACACTGCCATATTTCAGGTTGGGTCTATTCCCAGGGATGTTCCAAGACACTTTGGGGCCCTGAGTAAAAGGGACTGGAGGGGGCCTTAAACTTGGACGTAGCCCCTtcagatgtattttttttgccctCTTTGTTAAAGCGTTATATcaagaacaacacatttactgCTGGAGATACACGTGACTGTAGAACGCAGAGCAGAGGAGATCTACACAGACAAGGCACTCCGTTGCTCAATTGTCTTGGTTGTGAAACTCAAATCTGCTGGCCCCCGAGGAAGTTAAGTGACGGTCAATAAGaacaagacagagaaagacGCACGCCACAAACAGCTGGGGGGGTGAACAATAGagtgaaatatcacaatattgtGTGTGGCGATATTAAATGAATGCTTTGTATTAATATTAGTACCTTTCTAGTGTTGATAACCACTCAACGTTGTTACACTTTAATAGATTTTTctagcaacgtggggttaagtgtcttgcccaaggatcTATTGCCATGTTGAATAGCGGAGCAGGGAATCCatcccacaaccttcaagtggAACGATGACTCGTCCCTAAAGATCATATCGCTGTCATCAAATTGTTGACGGTTGTGTCAAAAGAAGACTTCTGCtgaatctttcattttagtataGGATTCTAACGGACAGTGGCCTTAACTTTGTGGGATCAAATGAAACAAGAGTAAGAAagtcttctcctcctgcttccacatcattaaaatgtgttttaacaaGTGTATGGAGGAGGAATAATAACAGTTTAAAGggcagagaatgagagagaaagcTCTTCATGGCATAAGAATTGAAAACACTTTCACTTTACTTCTGTGCAGTGCTGTGTATACAGAATAATCAACACTAATCAAAGCCATGTAGACTTCTTCCACTCCGGCGATAACTTctataaacacaaatacagtagCTATAGCACCATATGCACAACATCCAAAACCAAGTCATTTTTGTACTTGTTGACCCAAAGTACTGCTGAATGGTTAGAGAAGCCCCTTCGTTACATTTGTAGGTGTTTCTTAAATATTGTCGTGAGAAATTCGCTTATAGGACACAGCAGATTACCATCTTACCTGGAAATATATACATGTTAATAGATTTTAGGACTTGCTCACTGTGAATTTATCTCTATCAGTAATTTGCTAGTTTCTGACGCAACCCTGGTCCCtggttttagatgtttccctgatttaaatggtcagctcgtcatcaagctctgcagaagcctgagaACGAGCcattcatctgaatcaggtgtgttataGCAGGGCAGCATTTCTAATAAATGTCATGTTACAACAGTATCAGGAACACCCAATGGTCAgattttcacttaaaaaaagaaaaacactgtgacaTCAACCATTTATATCAAACTGTTTTAATCGACAAACTTTCCCTTCCGTCTACACACTTAGATAAACCAACCAAATTTAGACAGTTCTGGTCATACAGAGTTGTATTACTATGAATCATCACATGAACTCCTGTACAAAGCACAGCAGGATTAACAGAAGCCGGGACACACATTTAGACAAGGAGGGATTTTTTGAAAACTGTTGaatattttggtgtttttgatCGTAATCCTCCCAATGACTGGTTTTAGGGAAATTACACTTTCAAAAATAAGTGGACCATATTGAACCACTGCAATTAAGACAGGAATTAAGCTATTTCTTAATGAGGGTCTCTACATGTTGATGGCCTTcatatattaatttattaattaacatACCTAACCGGTTTAACTTACAGAAAAATAGagtcacattttaatgaaggAAACACGTTTGCAGTGTGGTCTTTGTGACAAGACTTACCGTCACAAACTATCGCCAGTCTCTTTAGTGGCGAGCAATTCAATCATTCAGTGCTGCAACATTTGCTCGAGTCTCAATGGATCAGCTGAAGTCCAACTTTGCCAGGACGTGTATTAAATACGAGTGACATTTAGCCAATATctaactttatttacatttgacaaAGCCTTGGAGCTCTTCCAGGAACTTGATGTATTCTTGATGCTCGATGGACGTGCTCAGCTCCATCAGTTCGTCGGCGAAGGTGTTGTCAATCCCGCGGTCAGCCAGGAAGTCCATCAAATGGTCATAAAGGGCCTAAAGATCAACAAAGCCAGGAAATCAGTCGCCATCTAAATGTTTCTTCTTAATCATGCTGATCGTCAACCTcagggtccagtgtgtaacatttattaaGGTTtcttttggcagaaattgaatatagaAGTACATCTGCACGATTCCTGTACAGTGTATAATAAACCTTGTTTGTTTGGTTATGTATCGATATACAGTAAACAAGATGAAGATTAATtataaacataacaaaaaagaaaaggaaaactaGAATTTATTGTTCTAAATTTTACAGAAAGCTATATTTATTGCCAAGTGCAAAAGGTTTATACAGGAAGTGGTTGAAGCCGAAgccagtggctcttattttgaaggcagCGATGATGCgtaagaggagaagaggagtgaagatgacggtgtgtgtgtgtgtcaaaggatTAGTGTTAGGgctttctattttctttttagctGCACAGTATAGACGCTCAGAACCACTCGATTATATTTCTTTGTCCCCACAGCTGAGAAGCATTTAACTCATCGTTTACCCGAgttagctgtgtgtttgtgctctcaCACGTGATACAGAACTGGGCAAGAGAAAAGGAGAGCAATGATGAAGAAACACGCtaaagacacacactgacctgagaTACATCAAACCAACGAATGATGGCGGAAACACTAAGCTTGTTGATATTAATGATCGTGTGAGAGTTAAGCAACGCAAGCTGCACACGGTTCAAGCGCCTGTTTGCGATATGTATATTGCGAATGACGATAGATTTAcaatatacactgcctggccaaaaaaaaaaaagggtcacatcgttggaccgcctttagctttgattatgGCACTCATtcgctgtggcattgtttcgataagcttctgcaatgtgacaagatttatttctgtccagggttgcattcatttttcaccaagatcttgtattgatgatgggagagtcagACCACTgtgcaaagccttctccagcacatcccaaatattctcaatggggttaggGGCTGGACTCTGTgatggccaatccatgtgtgaaaatgaggtctcatgctccctgaaccactctttcacaatttcaGTGCCATCAGGGAAAATACATCGacggaataatctggtcattcagtatattctgGTAGTCAGCtaacctcattctttgggcacataatgttgctgaaccttgACCTGACCAACTGCCAAGACTACCAACAATAGACGGCTACTGTAAAAAGGTggcgattttttttttggccaggcagtgtatagtGTGCCTTATGAGAACCTCATCAGCTGATGGACAACTTGACTCAGTTGTTGACAATGACAGCCTTTCAAGTGAAGTGTACCGTTGTTCTCCaatgcttgttttaattattgaaaaaaacaaacaaacaaaaaaccactctgattatcaaaatagttgacgattcatttaagaaatcaattaataattgattcatcgttgcagccctattagATATCACAAAttattacacactgggccttattatcatattatataataaatatattagtGTAACTGTATTTGTTAACTGGCTTACCCAGTCCAGGGAGTCGGTGTTGAGAGTATAGCTGGTCTCCTTCCACTCTGTATCTCCCTCGGCCTGGAAACTGACCTCACGAATGGCAAAGATGTCACTCTCATCCTCTCCTTCACCATGACTCATCTACAAATACAAGTcaagtttggtttttttttaaactccacAACTTTGCTATCGCAAGAAAATGATCAGACATCAGACATGCTGCTGACATTATTCATCTCACATGTCCACCAGTGCTTACCTCGTCTTCAGGAAAATGGCAGTCAAACACCAGGGAATGTTTTGCAGCCTGTTTTGTTACTTCAATGACAAAATTAGGTGCTGATATAATTTCCGGCTATAAAGAGAAAGACATAAATATTTAGATTTGAAAGTCAACGGCttcaataaaacaatcatttaagGCTCTTCACAATTATGGCGGTTATATATCAACATTGAAATGTTCAATGGCCTGTTGTAATGTAactcacttcttcttctcctgactTCTGCTGTCCTTGTTCTGCCTCTTCCTCAAAGTTAGGAGGAATGCTGTTGTTGGTGTTAAATGTAACAGAGATTCTGTGTGAAAGCAGATGCACCGTTAAGTCACGTACAGGGAGCACCCTTTTATCTGCAACTTTTGGACAATGGTGGCTGCGGCTACTTACTTTTCTCCAGAGACACTTTTTTTGAGCTTTGCCTCTGTGCCATTCAT from the Solea solea chromosome 4, fSolSol10.1, whole genome shotgun sequence genome contains:
- the c1qbp gene encoding complement component 1 Q subcomponent-binding protein, mitochondrial — translated: MCPSTRVSLSYITLTGTKSSGSEGESNSFLLIRPLRFNIPVVMLKSVVRAVGTAVRISSATASTARALPLSCPTLCSPTSATARPFTRSLWMLNSSNGASSGYRPKLFSSRVLQPSVSCGCGGLHTEGDKAFGDFLTDEIKEEVKIQKNKSLPKMSGGWELEMNGTEAKLKKSVSGEKISVTFNTNNSIPPNFEEEAEQGQQKSGEEEPEIISAPNFVIEVTKQAAKHSLVFDCHFPEDEMSHGEGEDESDIFAIREVSFQAEGDTEWKETSYTLNTDSLDWALYDHLMDFLADRGIDNTFADELMELSTSIEHQEYIKFLEELQGFVKCK